One window of Xylocopa sonorina isolate GNS202 chromosome 9, iyXylSono1_principal, whole genome shotgun sequence genomic DNA carries:
- the LOC143426840 gene encoding uncharacterized protein LOC143426840 isoform X3 produces the protein MIITITLIVITTATATATPTTTATTTTTTLLHTTTTTTTATTTTTTTTITTTITITTATTTTTPTTKLLLLLLLLLL, from the exons ATGATTATTACCATTACTCTTATTGTTATTAccactgctactgctactgctactcctactactactgctactactactactactactctactaca taccactactactactactactgctactactaccactactactactactattactactactattactattactactgCTACTACCACTACTACTCCTACTACtaaactactactactactactactactactattataa
- the LOC143426840 gene encoding uncharacterized protein LOC143426840 isoform X1 has protein sequence MIITITLIVITTATATATPTTTATTTTTTLLHTTTTTTTTTATTTTTTTTITTTITITTATTTTTPTTKLLLLLLLLLL, from the exons ATGATTATTACCATTACTCTTATTGTTATTAccactgctactgctactgctactcctactactactgctactactactactactactctactaca tactactaccactactactactactactgctactactaccactactactactactattactactactattactattactactgCTACTACCACTACTACTCCTACTACtaaactactactactactactactactactattataa
- the Mnb gene encoding minibrain yields the protein MEYGSGGGGGGGGRGGVQPPSAGARGMAGTDTTDAAWHKHEQMILMESRHKQQLSGRAGTGGGGGGGGGAPLYGRLVAEEPLPPTVCGGAGTGGGTGGVPQETPADIHAMQARIPHRFRDPATAPLRKLSVDLIKTYKHINEVYYAKKKRRAQQMQGEDGSHKKERKLYNDGWDDDNHDYIIKNGEKFLDRYEIDSLIGKGSFGQVVKAFDHEEQTQVAIKIIKNKKPFLNQAQIEVRLLEMMNRADTDNKYYIVKLKRHFMWRNHLCLVFELLSYNLYDLLRNTNFRGVSLNLTRKFAQQLCTALLFLSTPELNIIHCDLKPENILLCNPKRSAIKIVDFGSSCQLGQRIYQYIQSRFYRSPEVLLGIPYDLAIDMWSLGCILVEMHTGEPLFSGANEVDQMNKIVEVLGMPPKHILDQAHKARKYFDKVPTDGSYVLKKSKDKKYKPPGTRRLHDILGVESGGPGGRRIGEPGHSISDYLKFKDLILRMLDFDPKTRVTPYYALQHNFFKRTADEGTNTNIAAANSANTSPAVVSMSQDHGLVTVSGQGSNNSGNPMQVSSFSGGYQPMECELSPRHLGNRRVVTTSYPSTSATGVSASGPMSMQSVDSSLIQSSLGSYNSLILPGISHLPAMMTSPMIQQQNFYNYGYSTADAHGIVRQPSSVSTGKQRDPEREDSPMVGVCVQQSPVAIH from the exons ATGGAGTATGGAAGCGGCGGGGGCGGAGGCGGTGGGGGCCGTGGGGGTGTCCAACCACCCTCCGCAGGTGCGAGGGGTATGGCGGGCACAGACACTACTGATGCTGCATGGCACAAACACGAACAAATGATCCTTATGGAATCTAGGCATAAGCAACAAT TAAGCGGGAGGGCGGGTACGGGTGGTGGcggtggaggaggcggaggcgCACCCTTGTACGGTCGTCTGGTAGCCGAGGAGCCGTTGCCTCCCACGGTATGCGGGGGTGCCGGTACCGGTGGCGGTACCGGCGGGGTTCCGCAAGAAACCCCCGCGGACATACACGCCATGCAAGCCAGGATACCCCATAGGTTTCGTGATCCAGCTACGGCACCCCTTAGGAAACTTAGTGTAGATCTCATCAAAACTTATAAACACATCAACGAG GTTTATTATgctaagaagaagaggagggcgCAACAGATGCAAGGAGAAGATGGTTCccataaaaaagaaagaaaattgtACAACGATGGCTGGGATGACGATAATCATGATTATATTATCAAGAATGGGGAAAAGTTCCTCGATCGCTATGAGATCGATTCGCTAATAG GTAAAGGCAGTTTCGGTCAAGTAGTAAAAGCGTTTGATCACGAAGAACAAACGCAAGTGGCAATAAAAATTATCAAGAACAAAAAACCTTTTCTAAATCAAGCGCAAATCGAAGTGAGGCTGTTGGAAATGATGAACAGGGCGGATACCGATAACAAATATTATATAG TTAAGCTAAAGAGGCATTTTATGTGGCGGAATCACTTATGTCTGGTATTCGAACTGTTATCGTATAATCTGTATGATCTACTTAGAAATACGAATTTTCGAGGAGTGTCGTTGAACTTAACAAGGAAGTTTGCACAGCAACTGTGTACTGCCCTTTTGTTCCTGTCTACACCGGAATTGAACATCATTCACTGTGATCTGAAACCCGAAAACATACTTTTGTGCAATCCCAAACGAAGTGCGATAAAAATAGTGGACTTTGGTAGTTCGTGTCAACTTGGACAGAGG ATATACCAGTATATTCAATCCAGGTTTTACCGATCCCCTGAAGTCTTATTAGGAATACCTTACGACCTTGCGATAGACATGTGGAGTCTAGGATGTATTTTAGTTGAAATGCATACGGGAGAACCTCTGTTCAGTGGGGCCAACGAG GTCGATCAAATGAATAAAATCGTAGAAGTACTAGGAATGCCACCGAAACATATATTGGACCAAGCGCACAAAGCGCGGAAATACTTTGACAAAGTCCCCACGGATGGCTCGTATGTGCTGAAAAAGTCGAAGGACAAAAAGTACAAACCTCCTGGCACAAGGCGCTTGCACGATATCTTAGGCGTCGAAAGCGGAGGCCCTGGTGGTAGAAGGATAGGTGAACCTGGTCATTCAATTTCCGATTACCTCAAATTCAAAGACTTGATCCTGCGAATGCTGGACTTTGATCCGAAAACGAGAGTGACACCGTATTATGCGCTTCAGCACAATTTCTTTAAGCGTACAGCCGACGAGGGGACCAACACGAATATCGCTGCTGCCAACAGTGCTAACACGAGCCCGGCAGTGGTATCGATGAGCCAAGATCATG GACTGGTAACCGTGTCAGGACAGGGAAGCAACAACAGCGGCAATCCGATGCAAGTATCAAGTTTCTCTGGTGGCTATCAGCCAATGGAGTGCGAATTATCGCCTCGTCACTTGGGTAATCGACGCGTCGTAACAACAAGCTATCCGTCAACTTCGGCCACTGGGGTGTCTGCGTCCGGGCCGATGTCCATGCAATCTGTAGACAGCTCCCTGATACAAAGCTCTCTTGGATCGTATAATAGCCTAATTCTCCCTGGTATATCCCATCTGCCTGCTATGATGACTTCGCCGATGATTCAGCAGCAGAACTTTTACAATTACGGTTACTCGACGGCTGACGCGCACGGTATCGTCAGGCAACCGTCGTCAGTGTCAACCGGTAAACAGAGAGACCCGGAAAGGGAAGACAGTCCTATGGTTGGAGTATGCGTCCAGCAAAGTCCAGTTGCTATTCACTGA
- the LOC143426840 gene encoding uncharacterized protein LOC143426840 isoform X2, giving the protein MIITITLIVITTATATATPTTTATTTTTTLLHTTTTTTTTATTTTTTTTITTTITITTATTTTTPTTKLLLLLLLLLL; this is encoded by the exons ATGATTATTACCATTACTCTTATTGTTATTAccactgctactgctactgctactcctactactactgctactactactactactactctactaca tactaccactactactactactactgctactactaccactactactactactattactactactattactattactactgCTACTACCACTACTACTCCTACTACtaaactactactactactactactactactattataa
- the LOC143426738 gene encoding uncharacterized protein LOC143426738, with the protein MHGGRGVCQWCARSSLVETRQNPRPRTTTSKSSNNSNNNSSSRRKRRRRRRRRRWRRRRWNSISSSSSSSSSSTSSSSSSSGSRSRSSGSARRCAVLTTFRRVGASRRFPRGGGGNSSNNNRNGIDDEFPHDDDDDDDDDGGGDDHGGGGCVLLLFCRGAFDPSNRASSLQRFRGGVSQFYYSGLLRPQQQRRRRQNTTWYMQHVY; encoded by the exons ATGCACGGCGGCCGCGGTGTGTGCCAGTGGTGTGCGCGCTCGTCGCTCGTGGAAACCCGCCAAAACCCGCGGCCGCGAACAACCACCAGCAAGAGCAGCAACAatagcaacaacaacagcagtagCAGAAGgaaaaggaggaggaggaggaggaggaggaggtggagaaGGAGGAGGTGGAACAGCATtagcagcagcagtagtagtagtagtagtagtactagtagtagtagtagtagtagtggtagCAGGAGCAGAAGCAGCGGTAGCGCACGACGTTGTGCTGTTTTGACAACTTTCCGCCGCGTCGGGGCGTCGCGCCGTTTTcctcgcggcggcggcggcaacagcagcaacaacaacagaaACGGGATCGACGACGAGTT CCcacacgacgacgacgacgacgacgacgacgacggcggtgGCGACGACCACGGTGGCGGCGGCTGCGTTCTGTTATTATTTTGCCGCGGTGCTTTTGACCCTTCGAACCGGGCGAGTTCATTGCAGCGCTTTCGCGGGGGTGTCAGCCAGTTTTATTACTCCGGCCTTCTCCGTCCGCAGCAGCAGCGCCGACGGCGCCAGAACACGACGTGGTATATGCAGCATGTCTACTAG